In the genome of Armatimonadota bacterium, one region contains:
- the atpH gene encoding ATP synthase F1 subunit delta: MTDARVAKRYARALFSAAKKLGIVQSIEDDLNLIGHVSATSPAFRAFLNNPSASKDTKGEVFTKAFADRVTATTMSFLRLLLEKGREDCLEFVRFAYADLRRDDEGVLQAVFSTTIELSEAERRKLVDKLTRASGKTIEAKFEIDPTLVGGIRVAYNNYVLDGSVRGAIDRLKDRLIYDVLKQN, translated from the coding sequence ATGACGGACGCACGCGTCGCCAAGCGGTACGCCCGGGCCTTGTTCTCCGCGGCGAAGAAGTTGGGGATCGTCCAGAGCATCGAGGACGACCTGAACCTGATCGGGCACGTCAGTGCGACGAGTCCGGCGTTCCGTGCGTTCCTGAACAACCCGTCCGCGAGCAAGGACACGAAGGGCGAGGTGTTCACCAAAGCATTCGCCGACCGAGTGACGGCGACGACGATGTCGTTCCTGCGCCTCCTGCTCGAAAAGGGGCGCGAGGACTGCCTTGAATTCGTCCGCTTCGCCTACGCCGACCTGAGGCGGGACGACGAGGGCGTGCTCCAGGCCGTATTCTCGACGACGATCGAGCTCTCCGAAGCGGAAAGGCGGAAGCTCGTCGATAAGCTCACCCGAGCAAGCGGAAAGACGATCGAGGCGAAATTCGAGATCGATCCGACCCTCGTGGGAGGCATCCGGGTGGCTTACAACAACTATGTCTTGGACGGAAGCGTCCGGGGCGCGATCGACCGACTGAAGGACCGGCTGATCTACGACGTCCTCAAACAAAACTGA
- the atpB gene encoding F0F1 ATP synthase subunit A gives MSGLINTGLTMFASAEEGGEHAAHHGASFVGLMVYLAFTVIVLLAILQIAKSGFKDKVFRKKPTSWFEQVYLFVEGMCVNIIGPHGRKYTPFIITFWLVIFVANAIGLFFASTPTADLGFNLGMALISIGYVQWEGMKANGVVGHFRHFAGPKLGIAMIPITLMIFVIEIISEAIKNMSLSLRLFGNIEGGHRAVEAMNLLGQGIYLPVGFFLMPIKVLTVVVQALIFTLLTCVYISLVTHHEDDHGGHGDHGHGPVTA, from the coding sequence ATGAGTGGGCTGATCAATACAGGTCTGACGATGTTCGCCTCTGCCGAAGAGGGGGGCGAGCACGCCGCGCACCACGGTGCCAGCTTCGTCGGCTTGATGGTCTATCTCGCGTTCACGGTCATCGTCCTCCTAGCAATACTCCAGATCGCCAAGAGTGGTTTCAAGGATAAGGTATTCCGAAAGAAGCCGACCTCGTGGTTCGAGCAGGTGTACTTGTTCGTCGAGGGCATGTGCGTGAACATCATCGGCCCGCACGGTCGTAAGTACACGCCCTTCATCATCACGTTCTGGCTGGTGATCTTCGTCGCCAACGCCATCGGCCTGTTCTTCGCGAGCACGCCGACGGCGGACCTCGGGTTCAACCTTGGGATGGCGCTGATCAGCATCGGTTACGTGCAGTGGGAAGGGATGAAGGCCAACGGTGTCGTCGGGCACTTTCGGCACTTCGCCGGCCCGAAGCTCGGCATCGCCATGATCCCGATCACGCTGATGATCTTCGTGATCGAGATCATCTCTGAGGCGATCAAGAACATGTCGCTCAGCCTTCGGCTGTTCGGCAACATCGAAGGCGGGCACCGCGCCGTCGAGGCGATGAACCTTCTCGGTCAAGGCATCTACCTTCCGGTCGGCTTCTTCTTGATGCCGATTAAGGTGCTGACCGTGGTCGTTCAGGCGCTGATCTTCACGCTGCTGACGTGCGTGTACATCTCGTTGGTGACGCACCACGAGGACGACCATGGGGGACACGGTGACCACGGCCACGGGCCCGTCACCGCATAG
- the recG gene encoding ATP-dependent DNA helicase RecG, translated as MPGLDTEVQYLKGVGPKNAMLLQKLGLLTVRDVLWHLPRRYEDRREIPPIMYLKPGKHCTARGKLIDVRTRSIGRGRVMIQGIVADKTGEVALTFFNQPWVSKNLQSSVGRQVVAYGMVREGYRNALEMHNGEWEAVEDEDIEDFARIVPVYPLTEGVPQRAVRRAAKSAAEFFADQVEDPLPASVRKAEGWKPLPWCLRQMHLPESEASQTAARQRLAFEEFYYLQLALQMRRLEVQQELGISFPVSEIGRRHVEAHGTTLFAESGRPGETLADEVSRMLPFELTGAQKRVVQEVWDDMERPVPMNRLVQGDVGSGKTAVAAAAMLAAVRCGYQTALMAPTEILAEQHYINLHRLFDAIGVKTVLLAGKLTAPQKRKALQQAENGEAQVCVGTHALIQEGVKFAKLGLAVIDEQHRFGVLQRLALRTKGYGTPDVLVMTATPIPRTMTMTVYGDLDLSVIDELPPGRKPVKTHWKKTSERPQVYQAVRKLLEEGRQAYFVCPVIFDNEKMEAQAAEDLYYRLSQTEFPDKKVGLLHGQMRAAEKEQTMDAFRKRELDILVATVVIEVGVDVPNASVMVIEDANRFGLAQLHQLRGRVGRGSEQAFCVLIADGKNEEAVQRLEVLRETTDGFRIAEEDLRIRGPGDLMGTRQHGDLDLHIADLVQDAALLERARRAAVRTLETDPRLETPEFRSVVERVRARRRDEALVTVS; from the coding sequence ATGCCCGGCCTCGATACCGAAGTCCAATATCTGAAAGGAGTCGGCCCTAAGAACGCCATGCTCCTGCAAAAGTTGGGGCTCCTCACCGTGCGCGACGTGCTTTGGCACTTGCCCCGTCGCTACGAAGACCGCAGGGAGATTCCGCCGATCATGTACCTCAAGCCGGGGAAGCACTGTACGGCCCGCGGCAAGCTCATCGACGTCCGTACGCGCTCCATCGGTCGCGGCCGCGTGATGATCCAAGGCATCGTCGCCGACAAAACGGGCGAGGTCGCGCTCACGTTCTTCAACCAGCCTTGGGTCAGTAAGAACCTTCAATCTTCGGTCGGACGACAGGTCGTCGCCTACGGCATGGTCCGCGAGGGTTACCGGAACGCCCTCGAAATGCACAACGGAGAGTGGGAGGCGGTCGAAGACGAGGACATCGAGGACTTTGCCCGGATCGTGCCCGTGTACCCGTTGACCGAAGGCGTGCCCCAGCGGGCCGTCCGCCGTGCGGCGAAGTCGGCCGCCGAGTTTTTCGCCGACCAGGTCGAAGACCCCCTTCCCGCCTCCGTCCGCAAAGCCGAAGGCTGGAAGCCGCTCCCTTGGTGCCTGCGCCAGATGCACCTCCCGGAGTCCGAGGCCTCGCAGACGGCGGCACGGCAAAGGCTGGCCTTTGAAGAGTTCTACTACCTTCAGCTCGCCCTCCAGATGCGGCGCCTTGAAGTCCAGCAAGAGCTCGGGATCAGTTTTCCTGTCTCCGAGATCGGTCGGCGCCACGTCGAAGCCCACGGGACCACGCTGTTCGCGGAGTCGGGCCGACCGGGGGAGACCCTGGCCGACGAAGTGTCCCGGATGCTGCCGTTCGAACTCACCGGCGCCCAAAAACGCGTCGTCCAGGAAGTCTGGGACGACATGGAGCGGCCCGTTCCGATGAACAGGCTCGTTCAAGGCGACGTCGGGAGCGGAAAGACCGCCGTCGCCGCCGCGGCGATGCTCGCGGCCGTCCGGTGCGGTTACCAGACCGCCCTCATGGCCCCGACCGAGATCCTGGCCGAGCAGCACTACATCAACCTCCACCGCCTCTTCGACGCCATCGGCGTCAAAACCGTGCTCCTTGCAGGCAAGTTGACCGCACCGCAGAAGCGCAAAGCCTTGCAACAGGCCGAGAACGGAGAAGCCCAAGTGTGCGTCGGCACACACGCCCTCATCCAAGAAGGCGTCAAGTTCGCAAAGCTCGGACTCGCCGTCATCGATGAACAGCACCGTTTCGGGGTCCTCCAGAGGCTGGCCCTGAGGACGAAAGGCTACGGCACGCCCGACGTCCTCGTCATGACCGCGACGCCGATCCCAAGGACCATGACGATGACCGTCTACGGTGACCTTGACCTGAGCGTCATCGATGAACTACCTCCAGGCAGAAAGCCGGTGAAGACCCACTGGAAGAAGACCTCGGAACGGCCCCAGGTTTACCAAGCGGTGCGCAAACTGCTCGAAGAGGGCCGCCAGGCCTATTTCGTCTGTCCCGTCATCTTCGACAACGAGAAGATGGAGGCACAAGCCGCCGAGGACCTGTACTACAGGCTTTCACAGACCGAGTTCCCGGACAAGAAGGTCGGCCTGCTCCATGGCCAGATGAGGGCGGCCGAAAAGGAGCAGACGATGGACGCCTTTCGCAAAAGGGAACTCGACATTCTCGTGGCCACGGTCGTGATCGAGGTCGGGGTCGATGTCCCCAACGCTTCGGTCATGGTCATCGAGGACGCCAACCGCTTCGGCCTTGCCCAACTCCATCAGTTGCGGGGGCGGGTGGGCCGAGGTTCGGAGCAAGCCTTCTGCGTCCTGATCGCCGACGGTAAGAACGAGGAAGCCGTCCAACGCCTCGAAGTCTTGCGCGAGACGACCGACGGCTTTCGGATCGCAGAGGAAGATCTCCGGATCCGGGGCCCGGGAGACCTGATGGGCACCCGTCAGCACGGCGACCTCGACCTCCACATCGCAGACCTCGTTCAAGACGCCGCGCTTTTGGAGCGCGCCCGTCGCGCCGCCGTCAGGACTTTGGAGACCGACCCCCGGTTGGAGACGCCCGAGTTCCGCTCCGTCGTCGAAAGAGTCCGAGCCAGGAGACGGGACGAAGCTCTCGTCACCGTGTCGTAG
- the atpF gene encoding F0F1 ATP synthase subunit B has product MSETKKTSGAALVAMAVIGAVFMFGGYYVSVNVTHGNIKALEEMGIPFDPGKTLAAIGVFLILFKVIDIFYLTPLRDAIDSRNSNLENTFSEAENLRNEMTQLKADYERRLAQTEADAREKIQAQIREAQELRKTLMAESSAKADEMVKRAQEEIAQERERALTGIRLHVANLTIQATEKVLGENMDNDRNRKLIDEFLDKAEVPAG; this is encoded by the coding sequence ATGAGCGAAACGAAGAAGACGTCCGGCGCCGCGCTGGTCGCGATGGCCGTGATCGGGGCCGTGTTCATGTTCGGGGGCTATTACGTCTCCGTGAACGTCACCCACGGCAACATCAAGGCCTTGGAGGAGATGGGTATCCCGTTCGATCCGGGCAAGACCTTGGCCGCAATCGGTGTCTTCCTCATCCTCTTCAAGGTCATCGACATTTTCTATCTCACGCCGTTGCGCGACGCCATCGATTCGCGGAACAGCAACCTAGAGAACACGTTCAGCGAAGCCGAGAACCTTCGGAACGAGATGACGCAACTCAAGGCCGACTACGAGCGGAGGCTGGCTCAAACGGAAGCCGACGCCCGTGAGAAGATCCAGGCCCAGATCCGGGAAGCCCAGGAGCTCCGTAAGACCCTCATGGCCGAGTCCAGCGCGAAGGCCGACGAAATGGTCAAACGGGCTCAGGAAGAGATCGCCCAGGAACGCGAGCGCGCGCTCACAGGTATCCGGTTGCACGTCGCCAACCTGACGATCCAGGCGACCGAAAAGGTCCTCGGCGAGAACATGGACAACGACCGTAACCGAAAGCTCATCGACGAGTTCTTGGACAAGGCCGAGGTGCCGGCAGGCTAA
- the atpE gene encoding ATP synthase F0 subunit C, translated as MTGQGLGIGIGLAALGVGLGLGLIGYSALQGMARQPEAIGKLQTAMLIALAFVELVFLLTVFIVPGSMGTFK; from the coding sequence ATGACTGGTCAAGGACTTGGAATCGGAATCGGCCTCGCGGCGCTTGGCGTCGGCCTGGGCCTCGGGCTCATCGGCTACTCGGCGCTTCAGGGCATGGCCCGCCAGCCCGAAGCCATCGGCAAACTGCAGACGGCGATGCTCATCGCCCTCGCGTTCGTCGAGCTCGTCTTCCTGCTTACGGTCTTCATCGTGCCCGGTTCGATGGGCACGTTCAAGTAA
- the topA gene encoding type I DNA topoisomerase has translation MSKALVIVESPAKAKTISSFLGKGYEVLASYGHVRDLPENRKEMPEEHRKKKWADFGVNVEQDFEPFYVVPAEKKRRVEDLKRAAKDAGRLLLATDEDREGESISWHVLQLLKPKKSVEVQRIVFHEITPEAIEQALAHPRSIDEGLVRAQETRRILDRLYGYTLSPLLWRKVAPGLSAGRVQSVAVRLIVMRERERRGFVVAEYSGIEATLKAKEGSFVAKLGRIGTSRIADGQAFDASGRLTASGVEWLKADRAQDMAARLESAEPWTVTSVDTKPGTESPPVPFMTSTLQQEANRKLGFTARKTMQVAQQLYEGIEIGGEPVGLITYMRTDSLTLADRALSQARDVIRDLYGPEYLPAKPKVYKSKAKNAQEAHEAIRPTDLSRRPQDVERYLDRDQARLYDLVWKRTLACQMKPAEVERTRVEITVKDEGADLVFAASGKRIAFAGFLKVYVEGADDPDAELGDKETVLPKTSVGDKLDLNGVKATAHATKPPARYTEASLVQKLESEGVGRPSTYASIIGTVQDRGYVFKRKNELVPTWTAFSVTEILEGHFDQLVDLGFTAEMESELDEIADGARDWVGHLREFFNGVEGRPGLETEVRTKGPDIPFPAMPVGEDIVVRIGRNGPFLQRAGGGPGNTVSVPEDMPPADLTLEAAKALFENKSGQPDVIGTDPTTGREVVFKKGRFGAYIEVLPKEGDTAPKRVTVPPGVDASALDDELVGLLLQFPKNLGQNSEGEDVVLAVGRYGAYLSAGEKKANVGEWRPALDLTLEEAVQKLAEGKPKWGAARAPAEAIQEFGPIDGAAGPVRVLSGRFGPYVTDGKVNATLPKGMDPKTVTAEVAAELLKAKAAAGPSKRKPFRKRSR, from the coding sequence ATGTCCAAGGCACTTGTCATCGTCGAATCGCCCGCTAAAGCCAAGACCATCTCGAGCTTCTTGGGCAAGGGATACGAGGTCCTCGCCAGCTACGGTCACGTCCGCGACCTCCCTGAAAACAGGAAGGAGATGCCGGAGGAGCACCGGAAGAAGAAGTGGGCCGATTTCGGGGTGAACGTCGAGCAAGACTTCGAGCCCTTCTATGTCGTCCCGGCCGAGAAGAAGCGTCGGGTCGAAGACCTCAAGCGCGCGGCCAAGGACGCCGGACGTCTCTTGCTCGCGACGGACGAAGACCGAGAGGGCGAAAGCATCAGTTGGCACGTCCTGCAACTGCTCAAGCCGAAGAAGAGCGTCGAAGTCCAGAGGATCGTGTTCCATGAGATCACTCCGGAAGCCATCGAGCAGGCGCTCGCCCATCCCCGCTCGATCGACGAAGGGCTCGTCCGGGCCCAAGAAACGCGGCGGATCCTGGACCGGCTCTACGGATACACCCTGTCCCCACTCCTGTGGCGCAAGGTCGCACCAGGACTGAGCGCAGGCCGCGTTCAAAGCGTCGCCGTCCGCTTGATCGTCATGAGGGAGCGGGAGCGGCGCGGCTTCGTCGTCGCGGAATACTCCGGGATCGAGGCGACCTTAAAGGCCAAAGAGGGATCGTTCGTCGCCAAGCTCGGCCGGATCGGGACGTCTCGGATCGCCGACGGTCAAGCGTTCGACGCATCGGGCCGGCTGACGGCGTCCGGTGTCGAGTGGCTCAAGGCCGACCGGGCCCAAGACATGGCTGCGCGACTCGAATCGGCCGAGCCCTGGACGGTGACGTCGGTCGACACGAAGCCGGGCACCGAATCTCCCCCCGTCCCGTTCATGACGTCGACCCTTCAGCAAGAGGCGAACCGGAAGCTGGGTTTCACGGCCAGGAAGACCATGCAGGTCGCCCAGCAGTTGTACGAAGGCATCGAGATCGGCGGTGAGCCCGTCGGCCTGATCACGTACATGAGGACCGACAGTCTGACGCTCGCCGACCGGGCCTTGAGCCAGGCGCGCGACGTGATCCGCGACCTCTACGGGCCCGAATACCTCCCGGCCAAGCCCAAGGTCTATAAGAGCAAGGCGAAAAACGCGCAGGAAGCGCACGAAGCGATCCGTCCGACCGACCTCTCCCGGCGTCCGCAGGACGTGGAGCGGTATCTCGACCGCGACCAAGCCAGGCTCTACGACCTCGTCTGGAAGCGGACCTTGGCGTGCCAGATGAAGCCTGCGGAAGTCGAACGGACCCGGGTCGAAATCACAGTGAAAGACGAAGGTGCGGACCTGGTGTTCGCGGCATCGGGAAAGAGGATCGCCTTCGCCGGGTTCCTTAAGGTCTATGTGGAAGGTGCGGACGACCCAGATGCCGAACTGGGCGATAAGGAGACCGTGCTGCCGAAGACGTCGGTCGGTGACAAGCTCGACCTGAACGGCGTCAAAGCCACGGCCCACGCGACGAAGCCTCCCGCCCGCTACACGGAAGCGTCTCTCGTCCAGAAGCTCGAATCCGAAGGCGTCGGACGGCCGAGCACGTACGCCTCCATCATCGGCACGGTCCAAGACCGGGGTTACGTCTTCAAGCGCAAGAACGAACTGGTCCCGACGTGGACGGCGTTCTCGGTGACCGAGATCCTCGAGGGCCATTTCGACCAACTCGTCGACCTCGGATTCACGGCCGAAATGGAGTCGGAACTCGACGAGATCGCCGACGGGGCGCGCGACTGGGTCGGGCACTTGCGCGAGTTTTTCAACGGGGTCGAGGGCCGTCCCGGACTCGAGACCGAAGTGCGCACGAAGGGCCCGGACATCCCGTTCCCGGCCATGCCGGTCGGGGAGGACATCGTCGTCCGTATCGGACGGAACGGCCCGTTCCTTCAACGGGCCGGAGGCGGGCCTGGCAACACGGTCTCGGTGCCTGAAGACATGCCCCCTGCCGATTTGACGCTCGAAGCGGCGAAGGCCCTCTTTGAGAACAAGAGCGGTCAGCCCGACGTCATCGGAACGGATCCGACGACGGGTCGCGAAGTCGTTTTCAAAAAGGGCCGGTTCGGGGCCTACATCGAGGTCTTGCCGAAAGAAGGCGATACAGCCCCCAAGCGTGTCACGGTCCCACCAGGCGTCGACGCTTCAGCGCTCGACGACGAACTGGTCGGATTGCTTTTGCAGTTCCCGAAGAACCTGGGTCAAAACTCAGAAGGCGAAGACGTCGTCCTTGCGGTGGGACGCTATGGCGCTTATCTGAGCGCAGGAGAGAAGAAAGCGAACGTGGGCGAGTGGCGTCCGGCGCTCGACCTGACTCTGGAAGAGGCCGTCCAAAAGTTGGCCGAGGGCAAGCCGAAGTGGGGCGCAGCAAGGGCTCCGGCCGAAGCCATTCAGGAGTTCGGGCCGATCGACGGTGCGGCAGGCCCGGTCAGGGTCTTGAGCGGCAGGTTCGGGCCGTACGTCACCGACGGCAAGGTCAATGCGACGTTACCCAAGGGGATGGACCCGAAAACGGTGACGGCCGAAGTAGCGGCGGAACTGCTCAAGGCTAAAGCGGCGGCCGGGCCGTCGAAGCGCAAGCCCTTCCGGAAGCGTTCTCGCTGA
- a CDS encoding transglutaminase domain-containing protein: protein MRRALFLFAACLAAWARADESWYSVLLKQQRAGYVMYASAPEGEGTLSTSLSVIGGKMLGSGIEIRVATKTWSDKAGRITRMEFDLSSGGKSHAVTAQVEGQTIKAKSTMDGRSTERTLVLPKDGRLADDTLTSYLDGGAPTVVYVFDPNSLALVKCEPKVKGKEKVETPLGTVEATVIDAGDPRAPTLLYLSSKGDLIKSVGPFGLEIVPSTKEEALSERGTVDIADASSIRPDREIEDFLNVHELELEITGTDLSRIPSDAHQTVTRKGDGWSVMVHPVEATSGGTAAADAAWLAPDLRIPSDKEKFIRLAKEKAADAKGAVARAERIRRFVQETVKANPGIGVWRDADDVLASGDGVCRDHAVLLGTLLRADGIPTRFCGGLVYAMGAFYYHAWVEFWDGTGWVGADSTRPTQTIDATHIKLSCGNVSDAFTSFLIDGAKITVKKG, encoded by the coding sequence ATGAGAAGAGCCCTCTTCCTTTTCGCCGCCTGTCTGGCGGCGTGGGCCCGGGCGGACGAATCCTGGTATTCGGTCTTGCTCAAACAACAGCGGGCGGGATACGTCATGTACGCGTCCGCGCCCGAAGGCGAGGGGACCCTCTCGACGTCGCTCTCCGTGATCGGAGGGAAAATGCTCGGGTCAGGGATCGAGATCCGCGTCGCGACGAAGACGTGGTCCGACAAGGCCGGCCGGATCACACGGATGGAGTTCGACCTGTCCAGCGGCGGGAAGTCCCACGCCGTCACCGCTCAGGTCGAGGGCCAAACGATCAAGGCCAAGTCGACAATGGACGGCCGCTCGACGGAGCGGACGTTAGTCCTTCCGAAGGACGGCCGCCTCGCCGACGACACGTTGACGTCGTACCTGGACGGCGGCGCGCCTACGGTCGTCTACGTGTTCGACCCGAACTCCCTGGCGCTGGTCAAATGCGAGCCCAAAGTCAAGGGCAAAGAGAAGGTGGAGACGCCGCTCGGAACCGTCGAGGCGACCGTGATCGATGCCGGCGACCCGCGCGCGCCGACGCTGTTGTACTTGTCGTCTAAAGGCGACCTGATCAAGTCCGTCGGCCCGTTCGGGCTCGAGATCGTTCCCTCGACCAAGGAGGAGGCGCTATCCGAGCGAGGCACCGTCGACATCGCCGATGCCAGCTCGATCCGCCCCGACCGGGAGATCGAGGATTTCCTCAACGTCCACGAACTCGAGCTCGAAATCACGGGCACAGACCTGTCCCGGATCCCATCGGACGCGCACCAGACGGTCACGCGGAAGGGCGACGGCTGGTCGGTGATGGTCCATCCGGTCGAGGCCACAAGCGGCGGGACCGCCGCCGCTGACGCGGCTTGGCTCGCGCCCGACCTGAGAATCCCGAGCGACAAGGAAAAGTTCATACGTCTGGCCAAGGAGAAAGCGGCCGACGCGAAGGGAGCCGTCGCAAGGGCGGAGCGGATCCGACGGTTCGTCCAGGAGACGGTCAAAGCGAACCCCGGCATCGGTGTCTGGCGCGACGCCGACGACGTCCTCGCGTCCGGCGACGGGGTCTGTCGCGACCACGCGGTCTTGCTCGGGACGCTCCTTCGGGCCGACGGGATCCCGACGCGGTTCTGCGGGGGGCTTGTCTACGCGATGGGCGCCTTCTACTATCACGCTTGGGTGGAGTTCTGGGACGGAACCGGTTGGGTCGGAGCCGACTCGACGCGACCGACCCAGACCATCGACGCGACCCATATCAAGCTCTCGTGCGGCAACGTCAGCGACGCATTCACGTCCTTTCTCATTGACGGGGCCAAGATCACCGTCAAGAAGGGCTGA
- a CDS encoding TRAM domain-containing protein, with product MIIGAFALAGATVSVTALPNLLDFIFDSVTAVNYPSKPPDASTPTSTQIFTYQKITFTDESRETSEKRAQRAVKDAETGKKSFDQLCSSDAPGVHCEDVQISSVQVRRVSEDLVKLTKPGEAQIVPDPGDPDKSQLYVLKNIGSKPDPVTTVETPRGYPGSKQPLVLLALAILGAMLGGGAGNLAVNTAEGLGVRWRKMETGDRVNLFLGIVVGIIGSLPFLIALVNLGPLVASLLTLALTIGFSLLSIFALNSMEEVLPWKRGEIRGKRSGIKVLDTNVLIDGRIYDLVRTGFLEGEIHVPKFVLKELQHIADSADPLRRQRGRRGLDVLRHLQTDHTLLIGEHDRLAPDDGEDVDSRLVRLAKALGADLVSNDYNLNRVASIQDVRVLNINDLALSLRPHVLPGEDLELTIVREGSQPGQGVGYLDDGTMVVVENARQMIGEHVEVAVTQVIQTERGKMIFGTVVEDVDVRPSTGPRPTK from the coding sequence ATGATCATCGGAGCGTTCGCCCTTGCCGGGGCGACCGTGTCCGTCACGGCCCTGCCGAACCTGCTCGACTTCATCTTCGATTCGGTCACGGCCGTCAACTACCCGAGCAAGCCACCGGACGCATCGACCCCGACTTCGACTCAGATCTTCACCTACCAGAAGATCACGTTCACGGACGAATCCAGGGAGACGTCTGAAAAGCGGGCCCAGAGAGCGGTCAAAGACGCGGAGACCGGCAAGAAGTCTTTCGACCAGCTCTGTTCGTCGGACGCGCCGGGCGTCCACTGCGAAGACGTCCAGATCAGTTCGGTCCAAGTCCGAAGGGTCAGTGAAGACCTCGTCAAGCTGACGAAGCCGGGCGAAGCCCAGATCGTCCCCGATCCGGGCGATCCGGACAAGTCGCAGCTCTACGTCCTCAAAAACATCGGGAGCAAGCCGGACCCGGTCACGACCGTCGAGACCCCCCGCGGATATCCGGGTTCGAAACAGCCGCTCGTCCTCTTGGCCTTGGCGATCCTCGGAGCGATGCTCGGGGGCGGCGCAGGAAACCTCGCGGTGAACACCGCCGAGGGTCTGGGCGTGCGTTGGCGGAAGATGGAGACCGGCGACAGGGTCAACCTCTTTCTCGGCATCGTCGTCGGCATCATCGGATCGCTGCCGTTCCTGATCGCGCTCGTCAACCTCGGCCCTCTGGTGGCGTCGCTCCTGACCCTGGCCCTCACCATCGGCTTCAGCCTTCTCTCGATCTTCGCCCTCAATTCGATGGAGGAAGTGCTCCCCTGGAAGCGCGGCGAAATCCGGGGCAAGAGATCCGGCATCAAGGTCTTGGACACCAACGTCCTCATCGACGGTCGAATCTACGACCTCGTACGGACCGGCTTTCTTGAGGGCGAGATCCACGTTCCGAAGTTCGTCCTCAAGGAGCTTCAACACATTGCCGACTCCGCCGATCCGCTCCGGCGTCAACGGGGCCGTCGGGGCCTCGACGTCTTACGACACCTTCAGACCGACCACACGCTTCTGATCGGTGAACACGACCGGCTCGCGCCCGACGACGGCGAAGACGTCGATAGCCGGTTGGTCCGGTTGGCGAAGGCCCTTGGGGCGGACCTGGTCAGCAACGATTACAACCTCAACCGTGTCGCCAGCATCCAAGACGTGCGCGTCTTGAACATCAACGACCTGGCCCTTTCCCTGAGGCCCCACGTCCTGCCAGGGGAAGACCTGGAACTGACGATCGTGCGCGAAGGCAGCCAGCCCGGACAAGGTGTGGGCTACTTGGACGACGGGACGATGGTCGTCGTCGAGAACGCCCGCCAGATGATCGGCGAACACGTCGAAGTGGCCGTCACGCAAGTCATCCAAACCGAACGGGGCAAGATGATCTTCGGCACCGTCGTCGAGGACGTCGACGTCCGCCCAAGCACCGGTCCACGTCCGACGAAATGA
- a CDS encoding AtpZ/AtpI family protein gives MEGHDAPGPTPSDEEAKLRRIEDELAKVAAETRLAEPDHDAFGERLKQIESQARSAKTQHHKGTPEGSTQGMFTPESGRGLARGLQAAYAIIGVPIAGWVVGWLIDRAAGTGVTWQGVLTMCGAALAVLYVIKTSSGPS, from the coding sequence ATGGAGGGTCATGACGCTCCCGGGCCCACTCCTTCCGACGAGGAAGCGAAACTGCGCCGGATCGAAGACGAGCTCGCCAAGGTCGCCGCAGAGACGCGCTTGGCGGAACCCGACCACGACGCCTTCGGCGAGCGGCTGAAGCAGATCGAAAGCCAAGCGCGTTCGGCGAAGACCCAGCACCATAAAGGGACCCCCGAGGGGTCGACCCAGGGGATGTTCACGCCCGAGTCGGGACGGGGCTTGGCGCGGGGCCTCCAGGCAGCGTACGCGATCATCGGCGTCCCGATCGCGGGTTGGGTCGTCGGTTGGCTGATCGACCGCGCGGCGGGGACGGGCGTCACGTGGCAGGGCGTCCTGACGATGTGCGGCGCGGCCTTGGCCGTGCTGTACGTGATCAAAACGTCCTCGGGCCCGTCGTGA